CACGTACAAGGAAGCCGTCGACAAGCTGGCCTCTATCACCCTAGCTATACGAAACCCCCGCAAGGCTTTTGATCCCATTAACTATAACGACGAAAGCGCCCTCAAAAGAAAATTCAGCACCCAGATCGCGCTCTGGCTCGCCGAGCAAGGGAAAAAGAAAAAGGCCAACGAGATGAAGCCTTCCTATTTTAATAGCCTCAGATCGTACGACCGGATGCACTTCAAACGGCTCTATCGTTTCGAGATGCAGGAGATCGGGAAGCGTGAAATATCAAACTTCAAAGACTCTATGCAGCATCTTAAAGCGAAAACCAGAAAAAATGTTATGTCTGCTCTGCACGCGTTTTTTACTTGGTTTGCGGACCAGGTCATTGAGAACGATCTCATCCCCGACTATGAAGTGCCCAGCTTTCCAAAAATCAGGGGCAGAGATTCCCGGGTGACGCGGGCGCTTTCGCGGGAAGCGCAGGAAGCTCACCTTCAGGAGGTCCCGGAAAGACACAGGGATATCTTTAGATTCGCCATGCTCGTCGGATGCAGGCGCAGCGAGGTCACAGCATACAAGGTGAAAGATGTGGACCTTGAAAATGGTATGATCCTTACAGAGCGGGCCTGGAGTGGTAACGAGATCGGCACACCCAAAAATGGCGAAGCCGCGTGGAAGGTTCTCTTCGATGATAGCTATGAAATCGCCAAGAAACATATGCAAGGCAAAACGAAGGAACAGTGGCTTTTTATCAACCCGGACACCGGGAATCATTACCTACCAAACAAAATTGACAAATTATGGTCTGCGACCACATCAGAGGTAAAATTTCATGAGGCCACGCGCCACAGTTTTGCGACGCGGTTACTTGAAGAGGGGCTCTCTGCCTCGGATGTCCTCGCCCTCGGAAGTTGGAAGGACATGCAAAGCATGAAACCTTATTCTCATGTCAATATAATGAATATAAAAGCTCGAGTTGTGGACATGCGGAATTCATACCGGACTCATACCGTGGTTAAAACTCGTAAGTTATTGAAAAATAAGGATTAATATGGCGGAGAGGGTGGGATTCGAACCCACGGTACGCGGATTAGGCGTACAGCCGATTTCGAGTCGGCCCCGTTATGACCACTTCGGTACCTCTCCTCTCTCTGAAGAACTTTCTTAATAAGGCTTCGCTCTCGTGTTGCAGAACGCCGCCGGTGACATCGACCTTGTGATTCAACCGAAGATCGTTGGCGTTTATCAGCGATCCGAAGGCGCCACGCTTTGAATCGAAACAACCGAATACCACTCGCTTGATTCTCGATTCTATGATAGCGCCCGCACACATGAGACAGGGTTCTTTGGTAACGTAGAGAGTGTAGCCATTCAACCTGAAGTTGCCGAGAATATTCGAGGCCGCTTCAACCGCGAGGACCTCGGCATGAGCCGTAGGATTGTTGAGCGTTCGTGTGAGGTTGTGCGCCCTCGAGACTATGGTGTGGTCATCGGCCACTACGAGCGCTCCCACGGGCACTTCATTTTTGTCGTATGCGCGCCGGGCTTCTTCCAGGCACATTGCCATAATCGACTGTTCGTCCATGCCTTCAAGTATACTTATAACGCGAGGTGAAATCAACGGAATGATGCGCGAGCGACGGAAAGAAGTTTTTCCGATCGGGCCATTTGCAATATAGTTTACAAAAGAGTCGCAAGCCTGTTATGATGAATGAAACATGCGGTCCGAAAAGAAGAGCCGTTCTTTGAGACAGCACATGATTATACTGGGCATTGATCCCGGCCTCGCGAGCACCGGCTTCGGAGCAATTGTGTGCGCAGCGAAGGGGCCGTTGCTTTTCAAATGCGGCCACATCAAGACAGCACCCGGTAATTCCGTCGCAAACCGATTGTTTCAAATTCACAGGGATATGGAGCGACTGATAGACGCAACCAGACCCGCGCTTGTAGCCATAGAAAATGTGTTTTCGCTGGTGAGATACCCTAAGGCCGGTATTTTGCTCGGCGGAGTTTTAGGGGCGCTCTATCTCACGGTATGCCAGCACAATATAAGACTTGTCGAAATAAGCCCAAAGGAAGTGAAGAATGCGCTCGTGGGGTTTGGAGGGGCGAACAAGAGTCAGGTCAAGGAAACCGTTCAGAGATTGCTCGGAACCGATGGCATAAGATCCTTTCACGCAGCGGACGCACTTGCGGTTGCTTTAACCGCCTACTACAGAAATTCGATGTGGAGTGATGAGAGATGATATCGTATCTTGAAGGCAAGCTCAAAGATGTCTCTGATGAGAGACTCATGCTCCTCGTGGGAGGCGTGGGATATGATATTTTGATCCCCGCTTACGCGATGAATGAAATCAGGAGAACGAAGAAGCAAGAGGAAGATCTGGTTCTGCACATCTTTTTTCACCAGACAGAGAGGCAACCCAAACCCATCCTTGTGGGATTCAAGAACGAACTCGATAAGGAATTCTTTGAACTTTTCATTTCCGTCGAGGATATCGGTCCGATGGCGGCCATCAAGGCTTTGACACGGCCCATTCGTGAGATAGCCCGTTTTATCGAGGAAAAGGATGTGAAATCCTTGAAGCAGTTGAGGGGTATCGGAGAAAGAAAGGCGGAGAAGATCGTCGCAACCCTCAAGGGAAAAGTCGCAAAATACGCCTTGATGCCGGAAGTGGTATTGCCGGGTTCAGTTGCGGAAGACTTCAAAAAGGAGGTCGAGCATGTTATGATTACGCAGCTCGGCCATAAAGCGCTTGAAGCAAGAATAATGATTGAAGAGGCCATGAAAAGAAATCCCGCCATAAGTTCTTCCGAGGAACTGTTCGAAGAAGTGTATAGGGGCCAGAAGAGATGATAGAGGAAGAAAAGACCGGCAGCCTTCCCGAATTGTATGAAAAAGAAGAGGCTTCCGATCAGGAGATGACCGTAACGCTCAGGCCCAAGCAGCTCGCCGAATACATCGGTCAGGATAAGGTGGTTGAGACGCTAAAGATCGCCATTGAGGCTGCCCTTCAGCGTGGAGAACCTCTTGAGCACATTCTATTCAACGGACCCCCGGGTCTCGGAAAAACAACACTGGCGCACATTATCGCCCACGAGATGGGAACACGTATCGTCACATCCTCAGGGCCTGCTTTGGAGAAAGGTGGAGACCTCATGGGACTGCTCACCCATCTGGAGAAAGGCGACATCTTTTTCATCGACGAAATCCATCGCATCCCTAAGGTCGTTGAAGAGTTCCTCTATCCAGCCATGGAAGACTTCGCGGTAGATTTTATTTTCGACAAGGGCATACACGCACGCACTCACAGATACAGACTCGAACAGTTTACGCTCATCGGTGCTACAACGAGATCCGGTTTGCTTTCTTCACCTCTGAGGGAGCGATTCGGCATCGTGAGGGACCTGGATTTTTACAGTGAGGCCGATCTCGTCCGCATTATTAAGCGATCCGCATCAATCCTCGGAATTACTATCGATGAAAAAGGGGCTTACGAGACTGCGAGAAGGGCGCGGGGTACGCCGCGCGTCGCCAACAGGCTTTTGAAGAGGGTCCGCGACTATGCCCAGGTAAAGGCAAAAGGACACATCACGCAGGAAGTGGCGGTTGATGCGCTGACCCTTGAGGGTATTGACGAATGCGGTCTTGGTGATGTAGATAGAAAATTGCTCCAGACAATAATTCTTAACTACAAAGGCGGGCCCGTGGGGATTGAAGCTATTGCGGCCACGCTTCAGCTGGAATCCGATGTGCTCATCGAGGTTGTGGAACCCTATTTGTTGAAAATGGGGTTCGTCATCAGGACATCACAGGGAAGACGGGCCTCGGAGAAGGCCTTCGAACACCTTAATCTGCCCTTCAAGCAAAAACCCGACAGACCCGGTCTGTTTGACAGTACGGAAGTACACTAGACGACTACCTTTGATTCTTCTTGATTTTCAAACCTGAGGTATATTAGAAGATATAGACATTAATAGACAAAGGCAGAGAGGACGATAATGGCGAATGTAGGTGTGGTCGGGGTTCAGTGGGGCGACGAAGGCAAGGGTAAAGTAATAGATTTTTTGAGCGGCTATGCCGATGTTATCGTCCGGTTTCAGGGAGGCGCGAACGCAGGCCATACCATAGTCATCGGCGATGAGAAAGTCGTCCTCCACCTTATTCCGTCAGGCATTCTCCACGAAGGCAAGTACTGCGTTATCGGCAACGGCGTCGTGCTTGATCCCGAAGTCCTCGAAAAGGAGATGACGGAGCTCAAGAAGCTTGGCCATTTGAAGGACGACAAGAAGTTTCTCATAAGCGGTCTTACGCACCTCATTATGCCGTATCACAAAAAACTCGACGCCTTGAAAGAGTCCAAAGGCGTAAGAAAGATAGGCACAACGGGACGGGGTATCGGGCCGGCTTACGAAGACAGAACAAGCAGAATGGGCATACGTGTTGTCGATCTCCTCAATAAAAGGGTGTTTCGCGAAAAGGTCAAAGAGAACCTCGCGATAAAGAATTTTATGATCCGCCGTTACTACAAAGAGGAAGGTTTCAAGCTGACCGATATTCTGAAGCAATATGATGGTTATCGAAAGCTTCTCAAAAGACATACCATCGACGTGGTCAGTTTTCTTGATACGTGTGCACAAAAAAAGAGATCCGTGCTTTTCGAAGGCGCGCAGGGCACCTTTCTCGATGTCGATCATGGCACCTACCCGTACGTAACGTCGTCGAATACCATATCGGGTAATATCTCTGCAGGTTCCGGTGTCCCTCCGACCGGGATCGATTACATTCTCGGTATCTGTAAAGCCTACACCACAAGGGTGGGAGAGGGTCCATTTCCTACTGAGCTTGCCGGGCCTGAAGGCGAACTCATGAGAAAGATTGGCGATGAATATGGCGCGACCACGGGCCGACCCAGAAGATGCGGATGGTTTGATGCGGTGCTCGCGAGACGTTCTATACGATTAAACGGCTTAAATGGTGTGGCTATCATGAAACTCGATGTTCTTGATGGTTTCGATAAGATCAAGATATGCACGGGATACAAAATCGGAAGAAAATATCGTACGGAACCCCCCATGGACATAACCGATTACTATGGGTGTGAGCCGCAGTATGAAGAGGTGGACGGATGGAACACGTCCATAAAGAACATCAAATCATACGAAGACCTTCCGGCCAACGCAAAGGGATATTTGAAAAGGATTGAAGAGCTCGTGTGCGTCCGGATTGACATGATCTCCACCGGTCCCGAGCGGACAAGTACTATCATCCGACATAACCCGTTTCGGTAAGACTTTTTTTTAAGCCGTCCCGTCAGTATTCCGACAGATCCACCCCACCTCAGGCTGTCTCGCCTATCAACCTGTTTTTGCGATAAGCCGCCCAACGCGCGTGTGCCAAGGAAATGTGCTAAGGGGCAACATAGCTGGCATGGATGTTGCATTGCATATTCCGGAATGGGTGAATAACGTTCCATGATCCTTGAAAGGGGTACGGATGCCTTCATACTTAGATCTTGTTGAACAGGCGGTCATGCTTCAAGAGATGCGCGCCGGCCAGAGAAATAGAAACTTAAGTGTCAATACGCCGAATGTCTCCTTCAATGACATCTTTTCTCAATCTCTGAAGCAGATTGAAAAGACCGGTGCGCCCACTTCCCAAGGCGTTGCGGGAATTGACCTGTCACCACCCGCTGATGATGCGGAGAAGTTCAAGAAGAGCCTTGCTTTTGTGCTCGAAAAAGAGGGGAGCAAACTGGTCCACGAGGACGGCGCAAGCGGAGAGTCGTCAAAGTACGGCATACTTCAGTCTACTGCACGCGCGTTCGGATACAAGGGAAATATGAAGGACATGACAAGAGATGCCGCCGAAAAGATTTATAAAAAACTTTGGGAGCTGTCGGGTTCGAGATCTTTGTCTTTCCCACTTGCCATTGTGCACTTTGACACATATGTGAATAGTCCGGGCATGGCAAAAAAACTGCTTGAAAGATCAAAAGGCAACATCGATACGTACCTGAAGCTGCGAGAACAGCGTTATGTCAAACTCGCGTCGGCTAAACCTGACGTATATGGAAAATACCTACAGGGATGGAAGAACAGGATAAAGGGATTGCGCGCCGTGGCGACCCAATACGCGAAGGCAAATAACTTTACGAGTGATCTTATCTATCCATCGAAGAAAGGCTAGGATAGCGCCGTCAAGAGCAGGATACGTTGCATTTGCCGCACTGGTGTGAACAGAACAATTCGATTTACAGGTAAACGGATAAATAAGTTACAAGACATCGCTCATCCGGTCTCTCGATTTTGTCTCGGATATTAAGGTGGATAAAGCCGTTCGATTACGTATAAATGTGTTGACTTCGGCTTCCATTTTAGGTTTTAATAAGAAGCTTAGTTATGCAGTTTATTCTTTAATGGCGATATGGAGGGAGGGAGAGATGAATGCCAGCAGTTATTATAAGAGAAGGAGAGTCCTTCGAGAGCGCCCTCAAGAGGTTTAAGAAGCAGTGCGAAAAGACGGGAATTCTTTCTGAGATAAAGAAGAGAGAGCACTACGAGAAGCCAAGCGTAAAGAGGAAGAAGAAGATACTCGCTGCGAAGAAAAGGGCTTTGAAGAAACTCAAAAGAACGGCGGATAAAGGTCTGTATTAAGACGGATACATGGACTATAAAGCCAAGATCTCAGAGAGTTTAAAAGAGGCTTTAAAGAATAGGGACGCCGTGAGGGTATCCGTGTTGAGGATGCTCCTGGCAGCGATAAAGAACAAGGAAGTCGAGAAGATCAGAAGTTTGTCTGATGACGAGTTCTTTGCTATCGTAAAAACGTCCGTCAAGCAACATCATGATTCCATCGAAAGTTTCAAACAGGGACGACGGCTCGACCTTGTAGAAAAGGAAGAGAAGGAAGTCGTCATCCTTAACGAATATTTGCCCTCACAACTAACTGAAGAAGAGATAACACGGGAAATAGGACAGGCGATCGCGACAGTAGATGCGAAAAGCCAGAAAGACATGGGGAAGGTTATTAAACTCCTCATGGAAAAATTTCCAGGGAGGGTTGACGGAAAAGTGCTTAGCGGAATGGTGCTTAAAAGACTATCGTCTCAATAGGTAGTCAAGCCCGGCATGGTCGACAAGAC
This is a stretch of genomic DNA from Syntrophorhabdaceae bacterium. It encodes these proteins:
- the ruvB gene encoding Holliday junction branch migration DNA helicase RuvB; translated protein: MIEEEKTGSLPELYEKEEASDQEMTVTLRPKQLAEYIGQDKVVETLKIAIEAALQRGEPLEHILFNGPPGLGKTTLAHIIAHEMGTRIVTSSGPALEKGGDLMGLLTHLEKGDIFFIDEIHRIPKVVEEFLYPAMEDFAVDFIFDKGIHARTHRYRLEQFTLIGATTRSGLLSSPLRERFGIVRDLDFYSEADLVRIIKRSASILGITIDEKGAYETARRARGTPRVANRLLKRVRDYAQVKAKGHITQEVAVDALTLEGIDECGLGDVDRKLLQTIILNYKGGPVGIEAIAATLQLESDVLIEVVEPYLLKMGFVIRTSQGRRASEKAFEHLNLPFKQKPDRPGLFDSTEVH
- a CDS encoding tyrosine-type recombinase/integrase, with the protein product MKGGIFCNACSKAMHKQQCICGKIYCYIKYYHEGRAYYVRKGHNQQSLTYKEAVDKLASITLAIRNPRKAFDPINYNDESALKRKFSTQIALWLAEQGKKKKANEMKPSYFNSLRSYDRMHFKRLYRFEMQEIGKREISNFKDSMQHLKAKTRKNVMSALHAFFTWFADQVIENDLIPDYEVPSFPKIRGRDSRVTRALSREAQEAHLQEVPERHRDIFRFAMLVGCRRSEVTAYKVKDVDLENGMILTERAWSGNEIGTPKNGEAAWKVLFDDSYEIAKKHMQGKTKEQWLFINPDTGNHYLPNKIDKLWSATTSEVKFHEATRHSFATRLLEEGLSASDVLALGSWKDMQSMKPYSHVNIMNIKARVVDMRNSYRTHTVVKTRKLLKNKD
- a CDS encoding GatB/YqeY domain-containing protein, producing MDYKAKISESLKEALKNRDAVRVSVLRMLLAAIKNKEVEKIRSLSDDEFFAIVKTSVKQHHDSIESFKQGRRLDLVEKEEKEVVILNEYLPSQLTEEEITREIGQAIATVDAKSQKDMGKVIKLLMEKFPGRVDGKVLSGMVLKRLSSQ
- a CDS encoding glycosyl hydrolase 108 family protein, with the translated sequence MPSYLDLVEQAVMLQEMRAGQRNRNLSVNTPNVSFNDIFSQSLKQIEKTGAPTSQGVAGIDLSPPADDAEKFKKSLAFVLEKEGSKLVHEDGASGESSKYGILQSTARAFGYKGNMKDMTRDAAEKIYKKLWELSGSRSLSFPLAIVHFDTYVNSPGMAKKLLERSKGNIDTYLKLREQRYVKLASAKPDVYGKYLQGWKNRIKGLRAVATQYAKANNFTSDLIYPSKKG
- a CDS encoding crossover junction endodeoxyribonuclease RuvC codes for the protein MRSEKKSRSLRQHMIILGIDPGLASTGFGAIVCAAKGPLLFKCGHIKTAPGNSVANRLFQIHRDMERLIDATRPALVAIENVFSLVRYPKAGILLGGVLGALYLTVCQHNIRLVEISPKEVKNALVGFGGANKSQVKETVQRLLGTDGIRSFHAADALAVALTAYYRNSMWSDER
- a CDS encoding adenylosuccinate synthase, producing MANVGVVGVQWGDEGKGKVIDFLSGYADVIVRFQGGANAGHTIVIGDEKVVLHLIPSGILHEGKYCVIGNGVVLDPEVLEKEMTELKKLGHLKDDKKFLISGLTHLIMPYHKKLDALKESKGVRKIGTTGRGIGPAYEDRTSRMGIRVVDLLNKRVFREKVKENLAIKNFMIRRYYKEEGFKLTDILKQYDGYRKLLKRHTIDVVSFLDTCAQKKRSVLFEGAQGTFLDVDHGTYPYVTSSNTISGNISAGSGVPPTGIDYILGICKAYTTRVGEGPFPTELAGPEGELMRKIGDEYGATTGRPRRCGWFDAVLARRSIRLNGLNGVAIMKLDVLDGFDKIKICTGYKIGRKYRTEPPMDITDYYGCEPQYEEVDGWNTSIKNIKSYEDLPANAKGYLKRIEELVCVRIDMISTGPERTSTIIRHNPFR
- the ruvA gene encoding Holliday junction branch migration protein RuvA, whose amino-acid sequence is MISYLEGKLKDVSDERLMLLVGGVGYDILIPAYAMNEIRRTKKQEEDLVLHIFFHQTERQPKPILVGFKNELDKEFFELFISVEDIGPMAAIKALTRPIREIARFIEEKDVKSLKQLRGIGERKAEKIVATLKGKVAKYALMPEVVLPGSVAEDFKKEVEHVMITQLGHKALEARIMIEEAMKRNPAISSSEELFEEVYRGQKR
- the rpsU gene encoding 30S ribosomal protein S21; translation: MPAVIIREGESFESALKRFKKQCEKTGILSEIKKREHYEKPSVKRKKKILAAKKRALKKLKRTADKGLY